GACATGTTTTTTCGGGCTTCCTTGAATCTTTCGGATTTTCTGGAGAGAATCAGCACGAAGATAAATACCAACGTAAGCAGGTAAGCGACTGCCCTGTGCGTAAAGTGAGCCAGCACCTTGCCCGAGAGTTCTGGCGGAATCCAGTAGCCTAAACACGTGGGAAAATCAGGGCACGCAAGTCCCGCTTCTAGGTGTCTTACGTAGGCT
The genomic region above belongs to Candidatus Dadabacteria bacterium and contains:
- a CDS encoding COX15/CtaA family protein; the encoded protein is AYVRHLEAGLACPDFPTCLGYWIPPELSGKVLAHFTHRAVAYLLTLVFIFVLILSRKSERFKEARKNMSRAVALLFLQIGLGIVVVTSKLLFYVTAVHLAIGLLILSLCLLTWFGYISKGTVAEKTF